In Corylus avellana chromosome ca8, CavTom2PMs-1.0, the genomic stretch CTCAGTCAAGTGCCTTCTTGATCTCTTCTTTGCAGCAACCTGAGGAGACACTAACTCTAATTAAAACAGATAAATGTAACTCATGCAAGCATCATAACGAAAAATGTCTGTCAGTCTCTCAGACCTGAAAATAATGGCATAAAGTAGTCTGAGCCTCAGGAGACAAGATGTCATGAAGAAGCGTATATAATTTGACAGCAGGTTCCAGTGCAGGCGCTGCTAGCCCAGTTGCAGGCTTGAAAACCTCCATGATACCCGAGGGCAAGGATTCATCAAGTGACTTGTAGTTCTCAAAAACTAAGGCGAGAATCTGTTCAATTTGATCCTTAGTTTCTCCCAAAATTCGATTCTGATGAGGCAACCAGAATTTATGCAAATTTGTGTTAGAAGAGGTATCAAGATCTGGCAAAGtacaataaaccaaaaaaaaaaaaaaaaaaccaatataacAAAAATGTAAATTGGAAAATGAGAAAGATACAATGTAAACGATACAAAACAATAACATCAAGAACCATATAACAATAAGAAACAATTATTGTATGCTTCAAACTTGGAAAGTTCCATCCATACCTCTTGATGACTCAATGTGTTCTTGCTGTGGCCTTTCATAACAACAGGCATTAACAAGTCACACACCAAGGTGAGGCAGTCAGCTGTTGGGGTTGCCACATCCATGACATATGAAAGATATCTATTGACAATGCACATTGACACATCAATTCAGAGTAAACAGCCAAAGAACAAAAACTAGTTTTCAAAACTTAATATATTACATGGCCTAATGATGGTATCAATAGAAAGAGGCAATTAATATTAACATCCAATTACCTCAGCTTGGTGTATACATCAGAAACCCCATAGTATGAGGCAAACTCCGTTAAGAGCCACTTCCAAGGACCATGCAACAATAGGTTTCGTTGTTGAAAATGCTGAACTTTCATAGCAACCTCCAAAACTAGATCATATGCAACCGTTTCTGCGACAGAGCCACACTAGGACCAAAAGGAATAGCATATTATCATCAAGATATTCAGCAAGCCATGACATAATACAAAGAATCCATGTTCCCACTTTCAAACAATGAACGATTGTTCTTCATAGAAAATCCCCAGGTTCAAAAGGTGAGGAAAGGTACaacttctttttcattttttttgcttGGGATATGGTGTGGAAGACTGTATccttaattaagaaaaattttaaaggttaaataaataaataaattgtttccTTTAAAATCTCCCACTATCTTATTAGAGGGCATGCATTTGATTGTCTAGAAGACGACGTGATAGAAACATTGAAACAAATAATATGGCTACTTGCCACTCTGATTAAAGAGTTTTGAGCGATAAtgataattattagagcatatTTCACTATACCAGAAGATACACTATATCTCTATATGTTCAACCAAGTTAAATTCTACAGTTATTAACCAAATTGCAAAATTAATTACTCTCTCCGTTCCACAATGAATGGCCCAGTTGCTAATGCGCAAATAAGTAAGGAAATGCAAACATTTAACTTAACTTTCCAAAATTGCCCCTATAAAAGTAGTCAGCATGCAAATTGAGgcacattttttgtttttatttaaaaaaaggtaGCATGGGAAAGTAATGCCTTGATGATGAGGgattaaaaagtaaatatatacTAACACcatatgcataaaaaaaaaatggattagTTACCTCTTGCACCCATCAACTACCACTCATTTACAcattgcccccatgaactaccacttGTCCTACTCAACCTCTATGAACTAccattttttaacaaaaacaatccTCGCCGTTAGTCAAAATCGTTAAATCAGACAGAATATGTGTTTTTTATACATAAAAGGACAGAAATACCctcataaaaatacaaaaactaaaaactaaacaaaatataaaagtaaataaaattacaaaattaaaaactaaaaaaaaaaattaggggtggtCATCGTACCACCCCCAAGGCTGTCttgtaaataaaattacaaaattattatttccttttttaatttgttttattattttctctctttttatttattttttttttttaatttccctttcttcttttttactttttttatacttctctttgctttttatttttctgtgttttccctttttgaattttttttttttttaattcctctttgtttttaacttttttatttgtatttttaaactCAAAGGGTATTTAAGTAAATTCAGTTTCTAAAATTCGGGTATTTTCGTCGTTTCATGTTTTTTTAACGATTTAATAGAGTTTTTCTTTGCTAACAAATGGTAGTTTAAGGCAGTTGAGTGGGACATATGGTAGTTTGTAGGGACGTACCTATCTAACAAAATAAGTACTAGCATGTCTCACAGcccataagaaaaaaaataaaaataaaaataaggtaGAATGTCTCAATCCTGATCTTTCAATGGTCATTTATATTAGCAACCTTCTGCTACATTAGAATAATATTTGCTAGTGCTTCAGATAAACaaatatcttgttgtgattcaattaTGACTCAACAGCTTACAAACAACTCTTTATATACCTAATTCAATGGAAGACTATTCCAGTATAGTCACTCACCTTGGGTTGACCATGATCATCTGAACTagttgaataatttatatacagCTGTATCTTGGCCACAAGCTCATGTTCTGGCTCACGATATACAGACCACCAGCGTAGCTTGTCAGCCTGCATTCAACTATAATATCAGCATCCTATCTGAGCAATTTACACCTCCAATTTATACTAATTTATACTTAAAGCAAACGTCAGGACCAAGAAACATTACCGGGTCATCAGCAACAGTAGCTACTTGAACAAGGACACGGCCAAACTGCTTCCCCTTGGAATCCTGGACTTCAACTAGTAGATCATCTCCTATACTATCTGGAAAGCTGTAGAGTTGTCAGTCTCTTTCTcaagaaaatttagaaatacATAGAATAAACACAGAAAGAGAACATACAAGACATGGGTGTCACCAGATCCAGCTTGCATTCGGATTGCATCATCTTCAGGTGAACTTTTCAGCCTTAACAGACAAGAGTATGTTTCTGACGACATTTACaggtgaaaaagaaatattgagaacaaaaagaaagagaatggaCCAGGTAAAGTATTACACACTACTATGAGTGTAAGATCTGAACATAACATCAATGCAAATACATCAATAAATCACAGAGTTTGCAATTTTTGATACCTTGCACAGCTTCATATGATGATGAGCTGTTGCGTAGAGTTGTTACGCCAGTTTTTAGGAGTCCAGACACCTGTTTTATATACCGAGTACCAGCATGTACATATGCCAAACTCTGACGTGAAAGAGAACCATTTGCAGGTAGACGCGGTACAGCACGAATCTTTCTTACAGCTTGACATCCAGAAGAAAGTGTTGACTGCAAATTGGAGAGGCGAAATCGAATGGATTCCAATTTAATTACTGGAGGCCTAAAAGACGTGATACTACAGCCAGTTGGTGGGTCCAGGGCCATTTTCACTTTGCGCACTGCACGATCAACAAGATTTTAGGAAGTCCCCTTACTAAGCACTTGATCAATGAGAAAGCCAGAGCTGAGATTAATAACCTACCTTGCACCCTCATCTTGCCAATGATTTTCTTAGGCTTTGGAGCAACCCCCTCACTGGCAAGCTCTGAAGTATGCTTCACCAATAATTCATCTTCTGATTGTAACAGCACTTGTCGTAACCTACAAATATATTATGTTAGGACGAGTAAGCataaaacattagaaaatattGTATGTTATGCAGTATCTACTCCTTGAGAAAGCTTCCACAATCTGCATAACTAGCAGAATCTTTCAATGGAAAATAGTTGAATTTCACATATCAGTAATAAACATGCGGCTAAATGTAGCTGAAAATATTAGCTTTATTGAATCCACTGAACCTTGAAgcccagaaaaaaaaatcccataaacCTGGAAGTTCCAATTTTAACTTCTGTAAGTTATAGATCTTAATTTGAAAACCATACTAATCTTTTGGTTATAAAATCCACAGATTTCTATAGTCTATTCCTGGGTCAATTTACTTTTAGAGCGACTTAAATTTTAAATGCAGAGTGATCCAAAAAGCTAAATTGCACAAGTGCCAGTCTGATTAAATATAGATCATTACTTTGCAAAAACCTAGATAAAGCAAGACATTGGCAAAGTAGTGTAGGACAGCACCACATTACAACATAAGTGCTTGTATGGACTCTAATCCCAGATAGGGCAGGCACGTTGGAAGAATTTATCCAGGAGAGTAGGATTCATTATATCACTtatgaaattgaaatttcaacAGGACAGATGCAGCAGTGAGACACAACAAAGGAATTAGAGGAATATACCTTAAAATAATAGGGAAAGCAGATATTactaataagaaattatttttttgataagtagataTTACTAATAAGAATGTAAATATGAAAAGCTATCAGGAGCAACTCAGAGTCAAGATGAATAAACTAACTCAAGAATGgagcaattaatcaaaatatcgATAATGAAAATTTGTGGGAAAGAAAGCAGGGGATGTATGGGGCACAGTAGGAGCATTAAAACCAGTTATGAGGGAAACAGAGTTCACTTTGATCCAGTGATTTAAATACATACTTTCTGGGTAAGGACAAAGTACTGACTGTTTAAATAAGAAATCTAGATGGGCTTTGCATTGCTGAGGAGAAAATAAGGTGAGGGTGTCAATATTCCCAATTAGTCATATTAAGAactattttagctattaatggAACTATGCAAACCTAACAATAGTAGCTAGCCACAAGCAAGTAATGCTTTAGATGTTGGGATAGGTTTAGTGGTAATTGCTAATATACAAATAAGAAAATGCAATTAACTGGGTGCAATAAGATGCAAGAAGAGCCAGACTGCTAAGGCTGGCTAGAATCTATAGATCAATAAGAACCTATAGAAATTCAAATTATCATTTCTTACATTACAAAACCACAAATGAAGATTCTTGTTGTTGGCCACAAACATATAAGATACGGCTTATTGTAGATACTGAGGATGTAATTTTTTCCTATCCCCACCTCCCCACTTTCAAATTATAGAAAGTGAAATTTTAGAATATTGTTCTTTACAATGAATCCCTCCACCATCTATGCCTTCTGGTTTCACAGTTTCAGCTTAACAAAGCTAACATTCCTTATTTCCAGTTCcagaaaatcattaaaaagaacaaccaaaaaaaaaaaaaaaaaacagcctgAATTAATGACATTAAAGATGAACAATAAGAAGAAGAGACTGAACCCACCCAAAAGCATCCCGTAATAGAGCACATTCATTTTCCAAGAACATTGGAGCTTCCATGCATTCCATTGCCCAAGCATGAAGACAAAGTCGCACGCATGCATCATATGCAATCACACCATGCCATGGCCCTAGAGCACTGAATTtaatttacaaatcaaataTGAACAGTTAATGAACACAATTGATAAAGGCTCTAGATTTATCATCAGCACCATCTACAATTGTTGTGTTGGTTAGAAATACCTCGCATGAAATGTTGGGAGGCGAGCTGGATATGAACCTGAAGATGCACCTGCTTCTGAACTGGCTCTAGTTCTGTCATCGGATAATACAACAAAACTGcttatattttccaaaatttatgaTAAAAACTCGAAAATTCATTGTTAACATCAAGTGAATACGTGCTTGTGAGATTCCAAGTTTAATGTGCATTTAAAAAACATGATTGGTTATGGCTTTAGCCAAAAAACAACCATCAAATAATGATACAAACCTTACAAACTGGTCAGGATTCCTATTTCCAATATCATTCTCCGGCTTAACACTGGATGTGGTTTCTAACATATTTCGATCCTTTTTGGTTGAAACTTCACATGAACCCGATACTTTAGATGCATGACTTCTTTCAGAACCTTGTTTAATTTCATGAACGGAACCACAAATAGGAGGGGCACTGGgaacatcatcatcttcatcagaGAACTTTTCATTCTGCAGGTTTCTCGAACGCAAATCCTGCGAGATGGACCAATTTAGCAAAGACAGTAAATAAGATTCAATTGACAGAAAAAATGCAAATGCTGAACATGCAAAGAATACAATGGGGATACTATTCTTTAAATCTAAACACACAACATCGACAAAGTCATGTATTAtccaacaaacaacaaaaatgaaaagtaaacTTAATGAAGCATCACAAACCTTTTCAGCAGCACTTTCCATATTCACCCGTGATGGCACACTGGAAGCATATCCCTCTGAAACATAAGCTCTAGCCCGGGGCATGGCACCATTGATGCTTCCCACTTGCGTAGTAGAAAATTCCGAGCTAGCAGCAGAATCTGAAGACTCGTCCTCCGTGTAACCATACTGCCCAACTGGGTACCTCCCATTTCCCTTCACCAACCTCTCCGCCACATGCCCTTGTCTCCCTGCCACCGTTTCCATCGACGAACTGACGTCAGAGTACATAGAATCACTAGCATACTGTGACCGCCTCTGCGCCAGGCTCCCATGTCTATTAGCAGTAGTACCATTGGGAATTCTATCATCTTGTGGCGACGAATCCAACGAATATCTACCTCCATACACCTCCTCCTCTGAATCAGTGCTCATATCATTTTCAGAATTCGACCCACTCTCATCATCACCATGTAAAGTTCGAGATACAGGTATGGCATTTGAGGGCAAATGCCCGCTTCTGAATTTTGACGGAGGGGGCAATCCGAATCCCCTGCCACCACCGTTGCGAATGCCGGTAATGGGATCGATTCGAGGTCTCAGACTCGAATTCGGAAATGCACCATCCTTCTGGTTAGAAACGAAACCCAgaagattaaatttttaatttttattttgattttgaagaaaaaattaccaACAATTTAACACACACCCAGATCCTAATACACTATGAACAAGCAAAACTCAGTAAGGAAAATAATGGAAATAATTCACAGGAAATCGAAaatagcaacaacaacaacaacaaaaaagaagggCAATTGAGTTAGTGGAGCTCACCTCTCTAACCCATCGAAGCGCATTTCGATCAAGCCCTTCCGTGAACATGATTCCTAGGGCTCTGCCTTCTTCACCTGCACCCAAAATCAATTCCCAGTCACTTTTCatacccaaaaaagaaagaaaaactgaaCAAAGAACTCAGATACTAAACACACAGGGATGATAGTCCTccaaaaacgaaaagaaaaaaaaaaacaaagaggaaCCCAAATTTACCCACATATGAATCGAACTTCAAGGCTTCACTGCTGCAGGAGCTGAAAAAAGAGTAATGCcaaaagcgagagagagagagagagagagagagagttgaaagGAGATCAACTTAGAATATTTAACAATACGGAGCAAGATTTGAGAAAACGAAAAGGTTTTTCCTTAGCCCGAAAGCTTTCTCTGCTCAGCTGTGAGAGACTGAAGAGGCCCACAAAAGCGCTATGCAAGTCTTTactgggttttgttttgttactctctttctctttgtgagcttattaattatttagtaatAAAACTTTTTGGTAGATTCcctcaaattcaaattaaaaatatcccCAAAACGGCGTCGTAATAGGTTACTAAAGAAACGGAAACTCCTAAAGAGTCGGGAAAATAAAGCCCACGTTGGTGTGATCACTGTAACGGGCAGTCAACGTGGCAAAAGACCTCGGttctgttttggttttttttaaaaacattaaataagtCGAACGTTGTAGTGGGGACGCGTTTACCCTAAATTCCCGCTATGCAGTACTCACATGGAGTGGTGGGTCCCACGTGGCCCATTCTTTTCTCCCTTCTTTAGCCGGCGTGCGccgtgttgtgttgtgttgctCGTCGGTTGTGTGGTTTTTGTGTTGTGGGCAAAATCCCCAAAACGCCCactgtaaaataaaaagtaaaaaccccATAATTTTGACTATACGCTGATCCTAAGAGTCAGAGGGCAGACGT encodes the following:
- the LOC132189300 gene encoding uncharacterized protein LOC132189300, with translation MFTEGLDRNALRWVREKDGAFPNSSLRPRIDPITGIRNGGGRGFGLPPPSKFRSGHLPSNAIPVSRTLHGDDESGSNSENDMSTDSEEEVYGGRYSLDSSPQDDRIPNGTTANRHGSLAQRRSQYASDSMYSDVSSSMETVAGRQGHVAERLVKGNGRYPVGQYGYTEDESSDSAASSEFSTTQVGSINGAMPRARAYVSEGYASSVPSRVNMESAAEKDLRSRNLQNEKFSDEDDDVPSAPPICGSVHEIKQGSERSHASKVSGSCEVSTKKDRNMLETTSSVKPENDIGNRNPDQFVRTRASSEAGASSGSYPARLPTFHASALGPWHGVIAYDACVRLCLHAWAMECMEAPMFLENECALLRDAFGLRQVLLQSEDELLVKHTSELASEGVAPKPKKIIGKMRVQVRKVKMALDPPTGCSITSFRPPVIKLESIRFRLSNLQSTLSSGCQAVRKIRAVPRLPANGSLSRQSLAYVHAGTRYIKQVSGLLKTGVTTLRNSSSSYEAVQETYSCLLRLKSSPEDDAIRMQAGSGDTHVFFPDSIGDDLLVEVQDSKGKQFGRVLVQVATVADDPADKLRWWSVYREPEHELVAKIQLYINYSTSSDDHGQPKCGSVAETVAYDLVLEVAMKVQHFQQRNLLLHGPWKWLLTEFASYYGVSDVYTKLRYLSYVMDVATPTADCLTLVCDLLMPVVMKGHSKNTLSHQENRILGETKDQIEQILALVFENYKSLDESLPSGIMEVFKPATGLAAPALEPAVKLYTLLHDILSPEAQTTLCHYFQVAAKKRSRRHLTETDEYVTNNNEGCLVDTVTMSTAYRKMISLCMNIKNEVFTDIEIHNQHILPSFIDLPNLSTAIYSTELCNRLRAFLIACPPTGPSPPVAELVITTADFQRDLSSWNISPVKGGVDAKELFHLYIMVWIQDKRLSLLESCKLDKVKWSGVRTQHSTTPFVDEMYDRLKETLSDYEVIICRWPEYIFGLENAIADVEKAIVEALDKQYADVLSPVKENMAPKKFGLKYVQKLAKRSVCPYVVPDELGILLNSMKRMLDVLRPKIEAQFKSWGSCIPNGGNTVPGERLSEVTVMLRAKFRNYLQAVVEKLTENTKLQNATKLKKILQDSKETVVESDVRGKMQPLKEQVTNTISQLHTVFETHVFIAICRGYWDRLGQDVLSFLENRKENRSWYKGSRIAVTILDDTFASQMQQLLGNTVQEKDLEPPRSVMEVRSILCKDGAPNHKDNTYYY